In Sulfitobacter albidus, the following proteins share a genomic window:
- a CDS encoding GIY-YIG nuclease family protein — protein MTNTITISDTAFPTFPGKILPHWIEAATAKGFDIMDRIIDRLHVALRCHQCGALIKARLYTVMSAQPLCPYCVQTGWLITAQNAGLTYIDRCPEDRHYAFYEAPCGHKIRRQLELVERVAAGRTGIRCNICHKESETDEATKQGWTLLGPDPEGNPNYRHYQHTDCGHSQRIARANLQTGRLSCGGCGEQWSAAPSHLYAMRFTLPNSRNLVKLGYSKNPESRLHHQLISDPAMPCAILRKVAVPSGQIAIRKEKALHRKFRRDYADAVVDPAIYKGHIKVKSEIYDDRLTETILAELDAIATDFTPRVS, from the coding sequence ATGACAAATACAATTACAATTTCCGACACAGCTTTTCCGACATTTCCGGGAAAAATCCTGCCGCATTGGATCGAAGCGGCAACGGCCAAGGGCTTCGATATCATGGACCGGATCATTGATCGGCTCCACGTTGCCTTGCGCTGTCACCAGTGCGGCGCCTTGATCAAGGCGCGCCTTTACACTGTCATGTCGGCACAGCCTTTGTGCCCCTATTGTGTGCAGACCGGATGGCTCATCACCGCGCAGAATGCTGGGCTCACATACATCGACCGCTGTCCTGAAGATCGGCATTACGCGTTCTATGAAGCCCCTTGCGGACACAAGATCCGCCGTCAGCTCGAACTAGTCGAACGCGTTGCGGCAGGCCGGACCGGTATCCGCTGTAATATTTGCCATAAAGAAAGCGAGACAGACGAGGCTACTAAACAAGGCTGGACCTTGCTCGGCCCTGATCCGGAAGGTAATCCCAACTATCGTCACTACCAGCACACAGACTGTGGCCATTCCCAACGTATCGCTAGGGCCAATCTCCAGACTGGACGGCTATCGTGTGGTGGATGTGGCGAACAATGGTCAGCCGCACCGAGCCATCTCTATGCCATGCGATTCACGCTCCCAAATAGCCGGAACCTCGTGAAGCTGGGATATTCCAAGAATCCCGAAAGCCGCTTGCATCACCAACTCATCTCGGACCCCGCTATGCCTTGCGCGATCCTGAGAAAGGTTGCGGTGCCGTCCGGTCAAATCGCGATCCGGAAGGAAAAAGCGCTACACCGGAAATTCCGCCGCGACTACGCCGATGCAGTCGTCGATCCGGCGATTTACAAAGGTCATATCAAGGTAAAGTCGGAAATCTACGACGATCGTCTGACTGAAACGATCCTCGCCGAACTGGATGCGATCGCCACCGACTTCACGCCGCGCGTCTCATAA